The stretch of DNA TGCGAGGCATCGAGTTCATGGAACGGAAGTGGCGATAAAGGAGATCGTAACGAGTCGGTTGAATAAGAAGTTGCAGGATAGTTTGATGTCAGAGATCTTTATCTTGAAGAGAATTAATCATCCTAATATTATTCGACTGCATGATATTATTGAGgttcgttttttttttttaaacaaatatttctGTTTAGTTTTCAGGAGTTGTTTGGATGCTGAGAAAGTAAAGGAAGAAGTagagaattaattaattaagagtAGAACTTTGAGTCTATCtgtctattttgtctgtgttaaTCTCTATTGCGTTGAGACTTCTTGATTTAAAAGACCAAAaattgaattcaaatttaaatttggttTCTCTTTGATCTATAGCCACTAATACTATGTCAGAAGCATTTGTGTAACATTGGAAAACTTGCTAAATCGGCAGTGCTctagaaaaactaaattaaaaagctAATTTCATGTAAATGTTTGTGAAGCTCGCCGGCTCGAGGCTGTTTTTGTGTATATCTAAATCTTTTTTCTTCCTTCTGCAGCATTTAATGCTGTTACCCTTCATTCCATGGGCTGCACGGAGTGGTCTAATGATTTTCATAGTTGCAATTTTGCTCTATCGATTGGTTAAGTTGAGGTCTTCTGGAAAATGTCACTCATATTATACTTTGATTTGGAAACAAAGTTGTTCTGAGATAATGCTGATGTACATGTCAGAAAATTTTTACTTCTGCTTGTTATTTGAGTAATCTTATAGCATATATCTTAATCATATCTTAATTTTGGTTTGGATGCATATCTTTAGGTTCCTGGAAAGATACATCTTGTATTGGAGTACTGCAAGGGGGGTGATCTTTCTATGTATGTTACACGCTATGGAAGTGTCCCTGAGGCAACTGCAAAGCATTTCATGCAACAGCTAGGTATGCGGCAAACCATTGGTGCTTTTctttatccattgaatttcagTCACTCAAGACTCCAGTAACCATCTTCTTGCAGCGGCGGGCCTCCTAGTTCTCCGTGACAATAATCTTATACATCGGGATCTAAAGCCTCAGGTTCAGTTTGTTCTGTTTAGTTCAAGTTCGAATGTTGATCTAATTTTTTGGCTACTTATGTTTATGAGTAAAAAAGATGCCTACTAAAAAGTCGTATTATTTTCTTTCTGTAATTGTAATCAAATAGGACTAAGATGTAAGGGATGTCTCCTATTTTTGGGTTTGCTTTTGGATCAGTATTATTGAATTTGATGAAGTTCTATATGTTGGTAAATTTGCATTTAAAAGCAGGTTCATTTTGTTGAAAGACATTTATTTATATGTCAGTCTTGTCCATGCTGTAAGGTTTTCTTTGGATATTTTCTTTATAATGTTGCTTTTTGAACAGAATCTTCTTCTCTCAACAAATGACAGCAATGCAGTTTTAAAGATTGCGGACTTTGGATTTGCAAGGTAAACTATCACATTGATCCACCCACTTATAGGGTGTTTTtcttattccctttctctcttcccctttatttatttatttattattaaggaATCCCTGTGAGTAAAAAGTACACTTCCATCTTTCTAGTCAAGGGCCTTATCCTTGGCTGTTtgatttgagttttgtgatgCGTTGCTAGCAATTGTTTTGGTTGTTAAGATTACATGTTGAGACTACCCATCTTCTTTAATAGTTTGTATTATGTGTTCAGCTGTAAATTGTTTGAGACTGGTTTCAATTctcaaattaagaaatataaggTATTATCTTAGGGCATAAGCACCTTATATATTGCTGCTTGACACAGTGAAGAATGGAGACTGAAGCTTCTGGATATTCTTTGGAATTAATAGCTGAAAGAATTATGGCTGCAATGGTCCAGCATAATTGGTTTTTAATTGCTGATATTAGTCAAGGAAGTTCTTCATTATTATATCTACTATATTTCTCTTGTTTGTCATAATGGAAATTTTTTTGCATTTGCGACCCATTTGTGTATTTTCAATTAGAATAAAGGTCATTTGTTTATATAGACCTTAATTATGGACAGagggaaagaagatgaaaaatatATACCTTCAGTACTAACTGTGCTGTGCACATATGCTTTTCAAATGACTTTTTTCACCCATATTCAATAGTTAGAACATACAATTCTGTTTTGTCAGATCTCTGCAACCTAGGGGGCTTGCTGAAACATTATGTGGTTCACCTCTTTACATGGCTCCAGAGATAATGCAGCTGCAGAAGTATGATGCAAAGGTGATGGTTATTTCCCACACAAGACAAGATTCCTCTTGCTCGTCTGCTTCATGCCTGAAATTACTGCCTTCTAACTTGACCTTAATACGCAGGCAGATCTTTGGAGTGTTGGTGCTATTTTTTTTCAGCTTGTTACTGGGAAAACTCCATTCACTGGAAACAATCAAATACAAGTTAAATGAACTTTTAACTTTTTTGTTTGTCTCAAATTATCTCCTAGGGTTCTTGAATTGTTCTAACTTTTGGCTTGCAATTGATCACCTGAGTTGACCGGTGATTATTTTGGCACCTTTGCAATTTCATTAATCtctttataaacatatatatatctggTGTTTGCAGTTACTCCAGAACATTTTGAAATCAACTGAGTTGCATTTCCCTGTGGAAAATGATTATTTGACAGCTGATTGCAAAGATTTATGTCAAAAATTGCTGCGACGTAACCCAGGTATTCCACAGATGTAGATTAAATTACAAACTTCCAATATACAAGTGATTTGTTTGCTGACATATTAGAGaccaaaacaaccattttacggTTAGACGATACTTTATTCTAGGATGATGAGGATTTCCAACTCTAGAGGGGTCTGAAAGAATAATTCCTAGGATTCAACCTCAATCTGAATTCTTTAGTTTGTAATTACCCATTCTTCTCCCTTTACACTTGCACTGATGTTATAATCATGAACGACTTCAACCAACTATTTGTTAAATGAGCTTACAAGAATCATTGTAATGTAAAGTAGTCGTCTCTTCGTGCTAGACCATGCAGATGATGCTAAGATAAAGCTTTAGCGTTTGTGTCAAGACAATGAGCAAGGAGAGCCATCAGAGTCTTGTTTATACAGCAATGCTATCAATGTATTTTTAGTGCTGAGCAAGTATTTATATTCTTGGCTTCATTCTCGCTGTTCTCTTTATCCTTGTATATGCAGTGGAACGTTTAACATTTGAAGAGTTTTTCAACCACCCATATCTTTCTGAGGGCCAACCTGACAAATCTTTGAGGTAAATgaggaaatgatttttttttatcatctttcttttatatGCATTATCCTAAGTTCCTTAATACTGAAACTTTGAGGTATATGCAGGAGTCAGAGATTTCCAAGAGCTGGTTTTCCTCTTTCTGAAAGCGGTGCTGTGAGGAATACTGAGGAAAGCTTTCAGGAGGACTGTCTTCCTTTCTTTCTAGATGATGATTCTAGTGGTCCTGATGGTAGCCCTTCCTTTGCGAAAAAGAGGTCCTTGATGAAATCTGCTTATGGATTTTCTGCTGATGCAAAAGATGCTAGAGAAGCAACATCTAGTCCTGTGAATAGAGTAGACTTTACATCCAAATATAGTGGTGCAAGACAAAAATTGAAAGATGCTAGTTTCAGGCTTGAAAGCTGCAAGGTGTCAAGTGAAACTCTGCACGAACCTCACAAATCCATGGATCAAAGATCTGTGAATACTCGTTCAAGAGGTACCAGCAATCTCATGTTCCAATACTTTTATGATCTAGTTCCCAACTTATATTGCTAAGTGTACATTCTTCGCGCAATTTTCATCCTTGGAATAACATGTCTGGTTTAACTGTCACTCCTGCATTGTTTCCTCAGTTGCAGAGTCACTGGAGTTGATTGACCAAGATTATGTTCTTGTGTCTGGACCTCCCTTGGATGTGTCATCTTCTTCAGTTACTTCCAAGCCAAATCATATTCCATACAAATCTGAGAATCCTCCTCTAATTCCCTTTGTCAATAAAACTGCATCAACTGCCCCCATGCCAATTATTGGTCCCTCCAATGTCAAAATCTGTCATGCAGGAAGCTTGGACAGTCAGAGTTCTGCCCCTGGGACTTCTCAAGGATCCATGGATATTGGAGATGCTCTAGAACAGCCGTCATCTCATTGCTTGACTAGGATAAAGTCATTACAGCATTGTGCATCTACAATTACAGAATTAGTGCATGAAAAGGTTAGTTCATAATAAACCTGTTATCAGTGCGATATGCAGAGTAGGGTGACAGCATACTTGGTCCAGTCTTTCCCTTTATTCTTCCCCATGCTTGCATGCTAAATATTTGCAATAGTATAATAGTATAAATGACACAACTCAATGCCACTCTCACTGTTGATTACTGTTGCTTCTGTAACATCTTGCTAGCTAGGATCTCTTACTATTTTCCTTGCTATCACAAGGTTTATTGTGGTTATTTTGTATGATACATTATCATGGTTTGTTGATAGATTGAGGCAGGTAGGCAACTGGAAGCATTCTCAATCCAGCTTGTGATTCTTGCAATTTGGAAGCAAGCATTGCATATTTGCCACACACGGGCTGCATCGGGTACAGAAGGAAGTCCAAGCCGAGAGGCAAGCAGATTGGGTGCCAGCAGGAAACATGAAACATCTGATACGGAAGAATGTAAGAATGTTGTCAGCCCAGAAGGGCCAGAGGATATATCCTCAGAGATAGAAAGGGAATTTCTCCGGGAAGTTGAGCATGCTGAGGAACTTGCCAAGGTTATTGAGCCTGGTAAGCCTTTGATAATGATTACTCACTCCCTGTATTAGTattttttgttccaatttgaaaTTGCTCGCACAATAAGAAAGCAActaaatgcatatgaaaattatTGCTCATGAGAAAGGAAACAAAGTAAGCCACTTGAGATTCGTTTAATTTAAGGATTCTAAATAAGCATGTTGTCATCATGGTTGCAGGAAGTGCAGAGATGCCTGATGCAATAGAGACAATATTTCAAGCCGCCCTTGCCTTGGGAAGACATGGAGGAGTGAGTCTTTTCTTCTCACCTTGATATTCATTCATCTAAGTTAGTGGGCATGAAGAATGGATCAAGCGGAGATCctatataatataaaatgaagTTATTACAGAGTTGATGAATGTCATAAAAGATTTCTTGAATATAGGTGATAAAAGGTTGAAGTAAAAGGCTTATCAGCTGAGATGCTTCCTGCATATGTGTTTTGCAGGTTGATGAGCTCATGGGTGATATGGAAAGTGCAGCTTTATTGTATTCAAAGGCTGAGCGTTTATTAGTCTTCCTTCTAGTGGAAGCACCATCTCTCATTCTGAATCCTCCATTTTCCCTTACAAACTCAGATCGGTATAGACTCCGAACTTACATTGATTTTCTTCGAAATAGGCAAGGTTACTCGAGATCACAGATGATGGCTCTTCTCAAGTGCAAGGATCAGCCATAGAGTTTAACCATATTTATTACTCTATTTTTAACTCCTGTTGCTGATGATTTCCATTTTCattgtgtaaaaaaatatttatttgtacaGTTAATTCTTTTGAGTAACAGGGAATTAGGGTGTTAACATGGGTCAACTCAATTGTATCCTGTTTGAATGTTGTAATATTCTGCCATTTCTGCCGTTAGTGAATGATAATTTGGTTCAAGTTTTCATTCATTCTCCGCTTGGTTTGTTTTTAGCCTTTTCCCTGGATTCGTGGGTTGAACTGGGAATTAGCTGATATATCAATTCTGAATGAACTtcaaatttaatgattttttaaataatttatttaaaattgaattggttggttgagtcattttaataaatatttttttatcctttttaatgTCAACAACAAAATCTCCCACCCAATTTTTAATATCAAAATCAGGGTCTTTTTTAATTATAAGTACgtaaaatcttttttttataacaaaacaaaaatattcccaaaacataaaaaatgtGAGGTTGAAGAATTTATTATGTCACTGTCAATTTTCTCTGGAGAAAATGGAAAAAGTTTGCAGTTATCATGGACAGCG from Gossypium hirsutum isolate 1008001.06 chromosome D04, Gossypium_hirsutum_v2.1, whole genome shotgun sequence encodes:
- the LOC107899344 gene encoding serine/threonine-protein kinase ATG1c isoform X2; the encoded protein is MYVTRYGSVPEATAKHFMQQLAAGLLVLRDNNLIHRDLKPQNLLLSTNDSNAVLKIADFGFARSLQPRGLAETLCGSPLYMAPEIMQLQKYDAKADLWSVGAIFFQLVTGKTPFTGNNQIQLLQNILKSTELHFPVENDYLTADCKDLCQKLLRRNPVERLTFEEFFNHPYLSEGQPDKSLRSQRFPRAGFPLSESGAVRNTEESFQEDCLPFFLDDDSSGPDGSPSFAKKRSLMKSAYGFSADAKDAREATSSPVNRVDFTSKYSGARQKLKDASFRLESCKVSSETLHEPHKSMDQRSVNTRSRVAESLELIDQDYVLVSGPPLDVSSSSVTSKPNHIPYKSENPPLIPFVNKTASTAPMPIIGPSNVKICHAGSLDSQSSAPGTSQGSMDIGDALEQPSSHCLTRIKSLQHCASTITELVHEKIEAGRQLEAFSIQLVILAIWKQALHICHTRAASGTEGSPSREASRLGASRKHETSDTEECKNVVSPEGPEDISSEIEREFLREVEHAEELAKVIEPGSAEMPDAIETIFQAALALGRHGGVDELMGDMESAALLYSKAERLLVFLLVEAPSLILNPPFSLTNSDRYRLRTYIDFLRNRQGYSRSQMMALLKCKDQP
- the LOC107899344 gene encoding serine/threonine-protein kinase ATG1c isoform X1: MAQPTGRGRVVGDYLVGRQIGSGSFSIVWHARHRVHGTEVAIKEIVTSRLNKKLQDSLMSEIFILKRINHPNIIRLHDIIEVPGKIHLVLEYCKGGDLSMYVTRYGSVPEATAKHFMQQLAAGLLVLRDNNLIHRDLKPQNLLLSTNDSNAVLKIADFGFARSLQPRGLAETLCGSPLYMAPEIMQLQKYDAKADLWSVGAIFFQLVTGKTPFTGNNQIQLLQNILKSTELHFPVENDYLTADCKDLCQKLLRRNPVERLTFEEFFNHPYLSEGQPDKSLRSQRFPRAGFPLSESGAVRNTEESFQEDCLPFFLDDDSSGPDGSPSFAKKRSLMKSAYGFSADAKDAREATSSPVNRVDFTSKYSGARQKLKDASFRLESCKVSSETLHEPHKSMDQRSVNTRSRVAESLELIDQDYVLVSGPPLDVSSSSVTSKPNHIPYKSENPPLIPFVNKTASTAPMPIIGPSNVKICHAGSLDSQSSAPGTSQGSMDIGDALEQPSSHCLTRIKSLQHCASTITELVHEKIEAGRQLEAFSIQLVILAIWKQALHICHTRAASGTEGSPSREASRLGASRKHETSDTEECKNVVSPEGPEDISSEIEREFLREVEHAEELAKVIEPGSAEMPDAIETIFQAALALGRHGGVDELMGDMESAALLYSKAERLLVFLLVEAPSLILNPPFSLTNSDRYRLRTYIDFLRNRQGYSRSQMMALLKCKDQP